From a region of the Besnoitia besnoiti strain Bb-Ger1 chromosome I, whole genome shotgun sequence genome:
- a CDS encoding hypothetical protein (encoded by transcript BESB_003590) gives MASEAPCSSSRGELRRRRGRQDQTEDAAAFGVTTASTVIKAEGATSSSHSPSPSEPPSCAPSAARSDAEKSQDRSGCRSASRSLPAFRFSSPAFVAVLCVVQLLLLLASLQCTLFWRATLEAQSSQAEALRALVEESSNAMAGVRSRYACFVDRHLRPISREEEEGESDAFQAVEEENEEGPGARSGRRKTCRGRQTSEEEYRVLVDFRDKFAHTQQSIQAMTNKLLKTLDKRVKRVAEVADDVLNNPIFKGQR, from the coding sequence ATGGCGTCTGAAGCGCCGTGCAGTTCCTCTCGCGGAGAactgcggaggagacgcggaaggcaggACCAAACGGAGGATGCTGCTGCCTTCGGAGTCACCACAGCTAGCACCGTGATaaaagcagaaggcgcgacaTCCTCGTCTCATTCCCCCTCGCCATCGGAACCGCCCTCCTGTGCTCCCTCTGCCGCGAGGTCTGACGCTGAGAAGTCTCAGGACCGCAGTGGCTGTCGCTCTGCAAGTCGCTCTTTGCCTGCCTTTCGTTTCTCAAGCCCCGCATTTGTGGCGGTTCTCTGCGTGGTTCAACTCCTGCttctgctcgcctcgcttcagTGCACTCTCTTCTGGCGGGCGACTCTCGAGGCCCAATCGAGTCAGGCAGAagctctgcgcgccctcgtcgaggAGAGCTCGAATGCGATGGCGGGCGTGCGGTCAAGATACGCGTGCTTTGTGGATCGCCACCTGCGGCCGATCTCccgagaagaggaagaaggggaaTCCGATGCTTTCCAAGCcgtggaagaagaaaacgaagagggaCCCGGTGCCCGGTCGGGCCGCAGAAAAACCTGCCGCGGACGCCAAACATCAGAGGAGGAGTACCGAGTTCTGGTGGACTTCCGCGACAAGTTCGCCCACACGCAGCAGAGCATTCAGGCGATGACAAACAAACTTCTAAAAACGCTTGACAAGCGCGTGAAGCGCGTTGCAGAGGTGGCGGACGACGTGCTCAACAACCCCATCTTCAAGGGACAGCGATAG
- a CDS encoding hypothetical protein (encoded by transcript BESB_003600) encodes MWAEEHMRGAQAFASPAASGVYEDPRFRLFVNKLSSSSSLGDACMCSAPKRKEGLCPICAADGAWTQASLAADPEGDELEELARSFRWLQLTDGSPSLVKKRNADQPDAVDEGDTEESGRDSEERAVKRSDAEDAFDVLVSCCMHSDATRKRPALRVVRRGEGSGVCCSRRLEGDETGMPAKAKEANTEERETRTSGPLQRSSSILQTLASPENKQRNTWSATAWFPTTVP; translated from the coding sequence ATGTGGGCTGAAGAGCATATGCGAGGAGCgcaggccttcgcctcgcccgcggcttctGGGGTGTACGAAGACCCTCGGTTTCGCCTCTTCGTGAACAAGTTGAGCAGCtcgtcctctctcggcgacgcgtgcatgtgcagtgcgccgaagaggaaggaaggcTTGTGTCCTATATgtgcggcagacggcgcgtGGACGCAGGCCTCCCTCGCAGCTGAcccggagggcgacgaacTCGAAGAGCTGGCGCGGTCGTTCCGGTGGCTGCAACTCACAGACGGCTCGCCATCTCTCGTGAAAAAGCGCAACGCCGACCAACCCGATGCGGTCGATGAAGGCGACACAGAGGAGAGTGGAAGGgacagcgaagagcgcgCAGTGAAAAGAAGCGATGCAGAAGACGCGTTCGACGTGCTTGTGAGCTGCTGCATGCATTCGGACGCCACGCGGAAACGACCTGCGCTGAGAGTCgtgaggagaggagagggaagtggagtctgctgcagcagaaggctcgagggcgacgaaaCCGGAAtgccagcgaaggcgaaggaggcaaaCACAGAGGAAAGGGAGACCCGGACAAGCGGACCCTTACAGAGAAGTAGCTCAATTCTCCAGACGCTGGCGTCACCCGAAAACAAACAGCGCAACACATGGTCGGCGACAGCGTGGTTTCCGACAACTGTACCCTGA